A single Mus caroli chromosome 15, CAROLI_EIJ_v1.1, whole genome shotgun sequence DNA region contains:
- the Txn2 gene encoding thioredoxin, mitochondrial isoform X2 codes for MAQRLLLRRFLTSVISRKPPQGVWASLTSKTLQTPQYNAGGLTGMPSPARTVHTTRVCSTTFNVQDGPDFQDRVVNSETPVVVDFHAQWCGPCKILGPRLEKMVAKQHGKVVMAKVDIDDHTDLAIEYEVSAVPTVLAIKNGDVVDKFVGIKDEDQLEAFLKKLIG; via the exons atggctcagcggctcCTCCTGCGGAGGTTCCTGACCTCAGTCATCTCCAGGAAGCCTCCTCAGGGTGTGTGGGCTTCCCTCACCTCGAAGACCCTGCAGACCCCTCAGTACAATGCTGGTGGTCTAACAGGAATGCCCAGCCCAGCCCGGACAGTACACACCACCAGAGTCTGTTCGACGACCTTTAACGTCCAGGATGGACCTGACTTTCAAGACAGAGTTGTCAACAGTGAGACACCAGTTGTTGTGGACTTTCATGCACA GTGGTGTGGCCCCTGCAAGATCCTAGGACCGCGGCTAGAGAAGATGGTTGCCAAGCAGCACGGGAAGGTGGTCATGGCCAAAGTGGACATTGACGATCACACAGACCTTGCCATTGAATATGAG GTGTCAGCTGTGCCTACCGTGCTGGCCATCAAGAACGGGGACGTGGTGGACAAGTTTGTGGGGATCAAGGACGAGGACCAGCTAGAAGCCTTCCTGAAGAAGCTGATTGGCTGA
- the Txn2 gene encoding thioredoxin, mitochondrial isoform X1, which produces MAQRLLLRRFLTSVISRKPPQGVWASLTSKTLQTPQYNAGGLTGMPSPARTVHTTRVCSTTFNVQDGPDFQDRVVNSETPVVVDFHAQWCGPCKILGPRLEKMVAKQHGKVVMAKVDIDDHTDLAIEYEDLSHDGQGLQDGAQWPSLLSSAHSDHHLSLASEMTHPTALRLCEDLVSAVPTVLAIKNGDVVDKFVGIKDEDQLEAFLKKLIG; this is translated from the exons atggctcagcggctcCTCCTGCGGAGGTTCCTGACCTCAGTCATCTCCAGGAAGCCTCCTCAGGGTGTGTGGGCTTCCCTCACCTCGAAGACCCTGCAGACCCCTCAGTACAATGCTGGTGGTCTAACAGGAATGCCCAGCCCAGCCCGGACAGTACACACCACCAGAGTCTGTTCGACGACCTTTAACGTCCAGGATGGACCTGACTTTCAAGACAGAGTTGTCAACAGTGAGACACCAGTTGTTGTGGACTTTCATGCACA GTGGTGTGGCCCCTGCAAGATCCTAGGACCGCGGCTAGAGAAGATGGTTGCCAAGCAGCACGGGAAGGTGGTCATGGCCAAAGTGGACATTGACGATCACACAGACCTTGCCATTGAATATGAG GACCTGTCACATGATGGGCAAGGACTGCAGGATGGGGCCCAGTGGCCTTCACTTCTCTCTTCGGCCCACTCTGATCATCATCTCAGTCTGGCCTCTGAGATGACTCACCCCACAGCCCTCAGGCTGTGTGAAGACCTG GTGTCAGCTGTGCCTACCGTGCTGGCCATCAAGAACGGGGACGTGGTGGACAAGTTTGTGGGGATCAAGGACGAGGACCAGCTAGAAGCCTTCCTGAAGAAGCTGATTGGCTGA